A single Lolium perenne isolate Kyuss_39 chromosome 6, Kyuss_2.0, whole genome shotgun sequence DNA region contains:
- the LOC127306791 gene encoding uncharacterized protein, with translation MDEVTQAVENLKKEWSHVVTQLEVCIAAIESCGKMGKGTEEANSLPRLNGSAQDALQLLNALQCRLDLLAEQLPSFEEVQSGQATLASWKDQYQKLRTSLRSANLQAKENIKKAAEEERKLLLGGGEESTIRRRNLQTKAGMTSAAESITESLRRSRQMMVQEVERSANTLSTFDESSSVLRQAEGEYQGHRSLLMRTRGLLSTMQRQDVLDRIILTIGFLIFSLAVLYVVSRRIGLLTLQRKLADAIRSGSISAEDIVAKVHHGPAPTNAPPSVPPVYDEL, from the exons ATGGATGAGGTCACACAAGCTGTTGAAAACCTGAAAAAGGAGTGGAGCCATGTAGTTACGCAACTTGAGGTGTGCATTGCTGCAATTGAGTCATGTGGGAAGATGGGAAAAGGGACAGAGGAAGCAAATTCTCTTCCTAGGTTGAATGGTTCTGCGCAGGATGCACTGCAATTACTCAATGCACTGCAGTGCAGGCTTGATCTTCTAGCAGAGCAGCTACCCAGTTTTGAAGAAGTGCAGTCTGGCCAGGCAACCTTAGCGTCATGGAAGGACCAATATCAAAA GCTGCGGACGAGCCTCAGGAGTGCTAACTTACAAGCAAAAGAGAACATTAAGAAAGCTGCGGAAGAAGAG AGGAAGCTGCTTctgggaggaggagaagagtccACCATCCGGAGACGCAATCTCCA GACAAAAGCCGGGATGACATCCGCTGCAGAAAGTATTACTGAGAGCCTACGCCGATCTCGACAAATGATGGTTCAG GAAGTGGAAAGAAGTGCTAATACCTTGTCAACCTTTG ATGAATCATCAAGTGTGCTTCGGCAAGCTGAAGGCGAATATCAAGGACACCGCTCTTTGCTGATGCGTACCCGTGGTTTGCTCTCCACGATGCAACGACAAGATGTTCTTGATAG GATCATCCTGACTATTGGGTTCCTCATTTTCTCCTTGGCGGTCCTTTATGTCGTCTCAAGACGTATTGGTCTGCTGACACTGCAAAGGAAGCTGGCCGATGCCATCAGATCAGGCTCAATATCAGCCGAAGACATCGTAGCTAAAGTGCATCATGGACCCGCCCCAACGAATGCTCCTCCTAGTGTTCCTCCTGTTTATGATGAACTTTGA
- the LOC127306790 gene encoding cytosolic sulfotransferase 5, producing the protein MAPPSTHLAACVSTSETKDAESHKETYEQLAQVVSSTYEAAASGIVMDFHRHPDGWYTALPVMVGALVAHRHFEARDTDVLVATIPKSGTTWIKALLYAAAHRTVDRSSILQQLASHNSHQLVPSLETQVYTKYQIPDHGSLPAPRLFGTHIPTHSLPPSVAASGCKVVYLSRDPKDCFVSLWHFMNMLTPMDIDEALGMFCDGVSLFGPFWDHVLSYWRWHVERPDQVLFLTYEELTADTLGQLRRLAEFIGRPFTPEEKGTGVDKEIVEACAMKNMVKQEVNQTGTTEMTEIPMPNDEIFFRRGVVGDWSNYLTLEMGRKIDEITERKFKGSGLMLPKEV; encoded by the exons ATGGCCCCTCCCTCCACCCATCTGGCCGCCTGTGTCTCGACGTCAGAAACCAAGGACGCAGAATCCCACAAGGAAACCTACGAGCAGCTCGCGCAGGTGGTGTCGTCCACCTACGAGGCCGCCGCCAGCGGAATCGTCATGGACTTCCACCGCCACCCGGACGGCTGGTACACCGCCCTGCCGGTGATGGTCGGCGCCCTCGTCGCGCACAGGCACTTCGAGGCGCGCGACACCGACGTGCTCGTCGCCACCATCCCCAAGTCCGGGACGACCTGGATCAAGGCGCTCCTCTACGCGGCGGCGCACCGCACCGTGGACAGATCGTCTATACTCCAGCAGCTCGCCTCCCACAACTCTCACCAGCTCGTGCCTTCCCTCGAGACCCAGGTGTACACCAAGTACCAGATCCCTGACCATGGTTCGCTGCCGGCGCCGCGGCTCTTCGGAACGCACATCCCCACCCACTCGCTGCCACCATCCGTCGCCGCCTCGGGCTGCAAG GTGGTGTACTTGAGCAGGGACCCAAAGGACTGCTTCGTGTCGTTGTGGCACTTCATGAACATGCTGACCCCAATGGACATCGACGAGGCGCTCGGCATGTTTTGCGACGGCGTCTCGCTGTTTGGGCCATTCTGGGACCACGTGCTGAGCTACTGGCGGTGGCACGTTGAGAGGCCCGATCAAGTGCTCTTCCTCACATACGAGGAGCTCACCGCTGACACGCTCGGACAGCTGAGGCGCCTCGCCGAGTTCATCGGACGCCCCTTCACGCCGGAGGAGAAAGGGACTGGGGTGGACAAGGAGATCGTGGAGGCCTGTGCCATGAAGAACATGGTCAAGCAGGAGGTGAACCAAACGGGGACGACCGAGATGACTGAGATTCCCATGCCCaacgacgagatcttcttccgcCGCGGTGTGGTCGGAGACTGGTCCAACTACCTCACGCTGGAGATGGGCCGAAAGATCGATGAGATTACCGAGCGCAAGTTCAAAGGATCCGGCCTCATGCTGCCAAAGGAAGTCTAG